In Sedimentibacter sp. MB31-C6, one genomic interval encodes:
- the pepV gene encoding dipeptidase PepV — protein sequence MIDQKILDMKEEIIKSVQDSVKIRSVEEEPKDGMPFGKGVHNSLIHCLNLSESLGFKAVNVDNMIGYAEYGQGDEMVAILGHLDVVPEGEGWTYPPYAAEIHNGKIYGRGTTDDKGPTIGALYALKAIKDLNIPLKRRVRVFFGLNEETGSNCVKYYVEKGEEMPVCGFTPDAEYPIINGEKGIVTCKYTRKLNQSGDMILKSVKGGIAANVVPDFAEAEIIVAGNNKEIKKLSDKTEDIKIEEKENSIIIKCHGVSAHGSTPEKGKNAISYLMKFLERLNFTGDFKEFLDYYNEYIGTDLNGESLGIYLEDDISGKLIFNLGTVLGNENELSFEINIRYPVKKTFEDFNDTFKEKMELGKFKEVYLRHKKSLYVSPDTEFIKKLQKVYEEQFGEKAELISIGGGTYAKAMKNIVAFGPIMKGQPMVEHKPDEYIEIDSLMKNVQVMAAAIKELAN from the coding sequence TTGATAGATCAAAAAATACTTGATATGAAAGAAGAAATTATCAAAAGTGTACAAGATTCTGTGAAAATAAGAAGTGTCGAAGAAGAGCCTAAAGATGGTATGCCCTTTGGCAAGGGAGTTCATAATTCATTAATACATTGTTTAAATCTTTCGGAATCATTAGGGTTTAAAGCTGTAAATGTGGATAACATGATAGGATATGCAGAGTATGGTCAGGGAGACGAAATGGTAGCTATTCTAGGACATTTAGATGTAGTACCTGAAGGTGAAGGATGGACTTATCCTCCTTATGCTGCTGAAATTCATAACGGAAAAATCTATGGAAGAGGCACTACTGATGATAAAGGCCCTACAATTGGTGCTTTATATGCATTAAAAGCGATAAAAGATTTAAATATTCCTTTAAAAAGAAGAGTTAGAGTATTCTTTGGACTAAATGAAGAAACAGGAAGCAACTGTGTTAAGTATTATGTTGAAAAAGGTGAAGAAATGCCTGTTTGTGGATTTACTCCCGATGCAGAATATCCAATAATAAATGGAGAAAAAGGTATTGTTACTTGTAAATATACCAGAAAATTAAATCAAAGCGGTGACATGATTTTAAAATCTGTTAAAGGTGGAATTGCCGCAAATGTGGTTCCTGATTTTGCAGAAGCAGAAATAATTGTTGCTGGAAATAATAAAGAAATTAAAAAGCTATCAGATAAAACAGAAGATATAAAAATTGAAGAAAAAGAGAATTCAATAATTATTAAATGCCATGGAGTTTCTGCTCATGGAAGCACTCCTGAAAAGGGTAAAAATGCAATTTCTTATTTAATGAAGTTTTTAGAAAGATTAAATTTCACAGGAGATTTCAAAGAATTCTTGGATTACTATAATGAATATATAGGAACTGATTTAAATGGAGAAAGCTTGGGGATTTATCTAGAAGATGATATATCTGGTAAACTTATATTTAACTTAGGTACAGTTTTAGGAAATGAAAATGAGTTAAGTTTTGAAATTAACATAAGATATCCCGTTAAAAAGACATTTGAAGATTTCAATGACACATTTAAAGAAAAAATGGAATTAGGAAAATTTAAAGAAGTTTATTTACGACATAAAAAAAGCCTTTATGTATCTCCAGATACTGAATTTATTAAAAAACTTCAAAAAGTTTATGAAGAACAATTTGGTGAAAAGGCAGAATTAATTTCTATAGGTGGAGGCACTTATGCTAAGGCTATGAAAAATATAGTTGCATTTGGTCCGATAATGAAAGGTCAGCCAATGGTTGAACATAAACCGGATGAATATATTGAAATTGATTCATTAATGAAAAATGTTCAAGTAATGGCAGCAGCAATAAAAGAGCTCGCTAATTAA
- a CDS encoding ZIP family metal transporter has protein sequence MNILNFFITGFIIGGIGTCIGGILSILIYKPSDRAISGLLSYAAGIMLAIISFDLMPKAYEIGGFFIVTLGLAIGLIIIFIAERMIPSNKFKKYRGKNLSYIKMSMIIIISLSLHNFPEGVAIGSSSFYSSELGIKIGILIAAHNIPEGMSVGIPLKMAGSNPLSIIILTLLTGLPTAFGAVLGAILGGISDYFIAFCLSAAASSMLYVSANKLIPEANILHQGKSSAIFLLIGFICGCYLSFAI, from the coding sequence TTGAATATTTTAAATTTCTTTATAACAGGATTTATAATTGGTGGAATAGGTACATGTATAGGAGGTATATTATCAATATTAATATACAAGCCAAGCGATAGAGCCATTTCAGGATTATTAAGCTATGCTGCAGGTATAATGCTAGCTATTATTTCCTTTGATTTAATGCCTAAGGCATATGAAATAGGTGGGTTTTTTATAGTGACTTTAGGTCTTGCTATTGGTTTAATTATTATTTTTATTGCTGAAAGAATGATTCCTTCAAATAAATTTAAAAAATATAGAGGAAAAAATTTAAGTTATATTAAAATGAGTATGATAATTATTATTAGTTTAAGTTTACATAACTTTCCTGAAGGTGTTGCCATTGGTTCAAGTTCTTTCTATTCAAGTGAATTAGGAATAAAAATTGGAATCCTAATAGCTGCTCATAATATTCCAGAAGGTATGAGCGTTGGTATTCCTTTGAAAATGGCAGGGTCAAATCCTTTATCCATAATTATTTTAACTTTATTAACAGGTCTTCCAACTGCTTTTGGGGCTGTCTTAGGTGCAATATTAGGAGGAATATCAGATTACTTTATCGCTTTTTGTCTTTCTGCTGCTGCCAGTAGTATGCTATATGTTTCTGCTAACAAGCTTATACCAGAAGCTAATATTTTACATCAGGGAAAAAGTTCTGCAATCTTTCTATTAATAGGATTTATTTGTGGATGTTATTTATCCTTTGCTATATAA
- a CDS encoding dipeptide epimerase, whose product MKITDIRIGEISVPLKTPFKTALRTVSSVEDIIVEIHTDTGHVGYGEAPPTGVITGDTKGSIVGALKEHIIKNIAGMDVENFEDIMLKLNSCVVKNSSAKAAVDIALYDLYGQLYNAPLYKLLGGHRKEIITDITISVNDPEEMAKDSIDAISRGFETLKIKVGKDSAKDIERMKAIRKAVGYDIKLRIDANQGWKPKEAVKVLRKMEDEGLDIEFVEQPVIAHDIEGLKFVTDNISIPVLADESVFSPEDALTILQTRAADFVNIKLMKTGGLHNALKICSVAEIYGVECMIGCMLEAKVSVNAAVHLAAAKSIITKIDLDGPVLCSEDPVEGGVVFNEYKITLNDQPGLGVKKVNGIRYFN is encoded by the coding sequence ATGAAAATTACAGATATAAGAATAGGTGAAATTTCAGTGCCTTTGAAAACACCTTTTAAAACAGCCCTAAGAACAGTTAGTAGTGTAGAAGATATAATAGTTGAAATTCATACTGATACAGGTCATGTAGGATATGGAGAAGCACCACCTACAGGAGTTATTACAGGAGATACTAAAGGTTCTATTGTAGGAGCATTAAAAGAACATATAATAAAAAATATCGCAGGTATGGATGTTGAAAACTTTGAAGATATTATGCTTAAATTAAACAGTTGCGTAGTTAAAAATTCTAGTGCTAAGGCAGCAGTTGACATAGCTTTATATGACTTATATGGTCAATTGTACAATGCACCTCTTTACAAGTTATTAGGAGGTCATAGGAAAGAAATTATTACAGATATAACTATAAGTGTAAATGATCCTGAAGAAATGGCAAAAGACAGTATTGATGCTATTAGTAGGGGATTTGAAACATTAAAAATAAAGGTTGGCAAAGATTCAGCAAAAGATATTGAAAGAATGAAGGCTATAAGAAAAGCGGTTGGTTATGATATCAAGTTGAGAATAGACGCTAATCAAGGTTGGAAACCAAAAGAAGCAGTTAAAGTATTAAGGAAAATGGAAGATGAAGGTCTTGATATTGAATTTGTTGAGCAACCGGTTATTGCTCATGATATAGAAGGTTTAAAGTTTGTAACTGATAATATATCAATTCCTGTGTTAGCAGATGAATCAGTATTCTCACCTGAAGATGCATTAACAATTCTTCAAACTAGAGCAGCAGATTTCGTTAATATTAAATTAATGAAGACAGGGGGGTTACACAATGCATTGAAAATTTGTTCTGTTGCAGAAATCTATGGTGTTGAATGTATGATAGGCTGTATGTTGGAAGCAAAGGTAAGTGTAAATGCAGCAGTACATTTAGCAGCAGCAAAAAGTATAATAACTAAAATAGATTTAGACGGACCTGTTCTTTGTAGCGAAGATCCTGTAGAAGGCGGAGTAGTATTTAATGAATACAAAATTACATTAAATGACCAGCCAGGTCTTGGCGTTAAAAAAGTTAACGGTATAAGATATTTTAACTAA
- a CDS encoding DUF3870 domain-containing protein, whose amino-acid sequence MCDNNTVYIIGESRTNMDNAITIIYNSFYMGFEVNVETDDIVDVGCVHTIGITESFVKKIFIGKNMLEFEKDIESVIKKRYHGTSQKAILVSYKDALRKYIDIKKKYY is encoded by the coding sequence ATGTGTGATAACAATACAGTGTATATTATAGGCGAATCTAGAACTAATATGGACAATGCGATAACTATTATATATAATTCATTTTATATGGGTTTTGAAGTAAATGTTGAGACTGATGATATAGTTGATGTTGGATGTGTTCATACTATAGGTATAACTGAAAGTTTTGTTAAAAAAATTTTTATAGGTAAAAATATGTTAGAATTTGAAAAAGATATTGAAAGCGTTATTAAAAAGCGATATCATGGAACTTCTCAAAAGGCTATTTTAGTTTCATATAAAGATGCCTTGAGAAAATATATAGATATTAAGAAAAAATATTATTAG
- a CDS encoding DUF1540 domain-containing protein, protein MARISCTVTNCFYNERQGCTAPTLKVDGKKAFESRSTCCDTFVEQKPGIKSSVGDPYKNMEIKCGAVKCEYNKDEKCEATNVLVNGKNAKVPEETCCSTFKYFLEDDKR, encoded by the coding sequence ATGGCAAGAATTAGTTGTACAGTAACGAACTGTTTTTATAATGAAAGACAGGGTTGTACTGCACCAACACTAAAAGTTGACGGAAAAAAAGCTTTCGAAAGCCGTTCAACTTGTTGTGATACATTTGTTGAACAGAAACCTGGTATTAAAAGTTCTGTAGGAGATCCATATAAAAATATGGAAATTAAGTGTGGAGCGGTAAAATGTGAATACAATAAAGATGAAAAGTGCGAAGCTACCAATGTATTGGTAAATGGCAAAAATGCTAAAGTACCTGAAGAAACATGCTGTAGTACATTTAAGTATTTTTTAGAAGATGACAAAAGATAA
- a CDS encoding DUF3343 domain-containing protein — MKQYGYITFKSVSYAMKFEAELKKHKIKLKIIPVPRSISSSCGLCGRFNKDDIDILQSIVNDNNLDYDNIYLNI; from the coding sequence ATGAAGCAATATGGTTATATTACTTTTAAATCAGTATCGTATGCCATGAAATTCGAAGCTGAATTAAAAAAGCATAAAATAAAATTAAAAATTATACCTGTACCTAGAAGCATCAGTTCTAGCTGTGGTTTATGTGGTAGATTTAACAAAGATGATATTGACATACTTCAATCTATTGTTAATGATAATAATTTGGATTATGATAATATTTATTTAAATATTTAG
- a CDS encoding DUF819 family protein, whose translation MITSGFTYVAFLIFFAGLTVWIEKKYGGKFFKYVPAVVLIYLIAMLFSTFGLWQKTDEVNASYSILKSNLLPAMIFLMLLKCDLRKILKLGPKMLLAFFGAAISIGIGFIVTYLVFKGMYEAETWKAFAALCGSWMGGTGNMVAVQGALNVSDAKLGYALLMDSINYSIWVMILLAMVPHALKFAKWTKADTSVIDEIGENLAKEQENTRKNIEFADLIFLLGTSLFISAIATFIGGKLPQSDFLSGTTWTVIIVTILGVIGAMTPIAKIPGSSQISNTMLYTIVGLIASRANFAELTQAPLYIISGFMILGIHALVLAIIAKLFKLDLFTCGVASLANIGGVASAPILAAAYSEALIPIGVLMSMMGYIVGTGGGLLVGKILSIL comes from the coding sequence ATGATTACTAGTGGATTTACATATGTTGCATTTTTAATATTTTTTGCTGGTTTAACTGTATGGATTGAAAAAAAATATGGTGGAAAGTTTTTTAAATATGTACCTGCTGTCGTTTTAATATACTTAATAGCTATGCTTTTCTCTACTTTTGGTTTATGGCAAAAAACCGATGAAGTAAATGCGAGTTATAGTATACTTAAAAGCAATTTACTTCCAGCAATGATATTTTTAATGCTTCTTAAATGTGACTTAAGGAAAATACTAAAGTTAGGTCCTAAGATGTTGCTTGCATTTTTTGGAGCAGCAATAAGTATTGGTATAGGATTTATTGTAACATATCTCGTGTTCAAAGGAATGTATGAAGCAGAAACATGGAAGGCATTTGCAGCTTTATGCGGAAGCTGGATGGGTGGAACTGGAAACATGGTTGCTGTACAAGGAGCTTTAAACGTATCTGATGCAAAACTTGGATATGCTCTATTAATGGATTCCATAAATTATTCTATATGGGTAATGATTTTATTAGCAATGGTGCCTCATGCATTAAAATTTGCAAAGTGGACTAAAGCAGATACTTCAGTAATTGATGAAATTGGTGAAAATCTTGCAAAAGAACAAGAAAACACAAGGAAAAATATTGAATTTGCAGATTTGATTTTCCTTTTAGGCACAAGTTTATTTATTTCTGCAATTGCTACGTTTATAGGAGGAAAACTTCCTCAATCAGATTTCCTATCAGGTACTACTTGGACTGTAATTATTGTAACTATTCTTGGCGTAATTGGAGCTATGACACCAATTGCTAAAATACCTGGTTCTTCGCAAATATCAAATACAATGTTGTATACAATTGTAGGTTTAATAGCTTCACGTGCTAACTTTGCTGAACTTACTCAAGCACCTTTATATATAATTTCTGGATTTATGATTTTAGGAATTCATGCATTAGTACTTGCAATTATAGCAAAATTGTTCAAATTAGATTTATTCACTTGTGGTGTAGCCAGTCTCGCTAACATAGGAGGAGTAGCTTCAGCACCTATTCTTGCGGCAGCATACAGTGAAGCCTTGATACCTATCGGAGTTCTTATGTCAATGATGGGTTATATTGTTGGAACTGGCGGAGGATTATTGGTAGGTAAAATATTATCTATTCTCTAA
- a CDS encoding gamma-glutamyltransferase family protein, with the protein MNYNPTEFKYPSRRNVMYANRGMVATSQPLASQAGLEILKKGGNAIDAAIATAACLTVVEPTSNGLGSDAFALVWTKDKLHGLNASGYSPYDISIEKLKKRGYTEIPKYGVIPVMVPGAPAAWVELSSKFGKLPLSEVLEPAINYARNGFTVSTTVKRFWDEAYDTYKKEDGEEFKYWFDTFTKDGRTPRNGELWKLPYHADTLESIGKTKGESFYKGEIGDKIDAFFKKYNGYLSKKDLMDYKPEWVEPINVNYRGYDVWEIPPNGQGLVALMALNILKGFEFDKKEIGDTYHKQMEAMKLAFADGIKYITDKSKMKVEVSKLLSNEYGQKRKSLITEEALSPEAGDPNCGGTVYLCTADEEGNMVSYIQSNYLGFGSGIVIPETGIALQNRGNNFSFDLNHDNCLLPHKKTYHTIIPGFLTKDGKAVGPFGVMGAFMQPQGHVQVVMNILDFDMNPQEALDAPRWMWTKDKTFEVEKGVPTYIVNDLIKRGHDIKIQTDEYPFGRGQIILRTEEGTYCGGTEHRADGHIAVW; encoded by the coding sequence ATGAATTATAATCCTACAGAATTTAAGTATCCATCTAGAAGAAATGTTATGTATGCTAATAGAGGTATGGTAGCAACATCTCAACCTTTAGCATCTCAAGCAGGGTTGGAAATATTAAAAAAAGGCGGAAATGCCATTGATGCAGCAATAGCTACAGCGGCTTGCTTAACTGTTGTTGAACCTACATCAAATGGGTTAGGAAGTGATGCCTTTGCATTAGTATGGACTAAAGACAAACTTCATGGTTTGAATGCAAGTGGGTATTCACCTTATGATATATCTATTGAAAAGCTTAAGAAAAGAGGTTATACAGAAATACCTAAGTATGGTGTTATACCTGTAATGGTACCTGGAGCACCTGCAGCTTGGGTAGAATTGTCCTCTAAATTTGGAAAGCTTCCATTATCAGAAGTTTTAGAACCAGCTATTAATTATGCTAGAAATGGCTTTACAGTTTCAACAACTGTAAAGAGATTTTGGGATGAAGCTTATGATACTTATAAAAAAGAAGATGGCGAAGAGTTCAAATATTGGTTTGATACTTTTACAAAGGATGGCAGAACCCCTAGAAATGGAGAGTTATGGAAACTTCCTTACCATGCAGATACTCTTGAATCCATAGGTAAAACTAAAGGAGAATCATTTTATAAAGGGGAAATAGGAGATAAAATTGATGCTTTTTTCAAAAAGTATAATGGTTATTTAAGTAAAAAAGATTTAATGGATTATAAACCTGAATGGGTTGAACCAATTAATGTGAATTATAGGGGATATGATGTTTGGGAAATACCACCTAACGGTCAAGGACTAGTAGCTCTTATGGCATTAAATATATTAAAGGGTTTTGAATTTGATAAAAAAGAAATCGGTGATACATATCATAAACAAATGGAGGCTATGAAACTTGCTTTTGCTGATGGAATAAAATATATTACTGATAAAAGTAAAATGAAAGTTGAAGTAAGCAAACTATTATCAAATGAATATGGTCAGAAAAGAAAATCATTAATAACAGAAGAAGCTCTTAGCCCTGAAGCTGGTGACCCTAATTGTGGTGGTACAGTTTATCTGTGTACAGCTGATGAAGAAGGAAATATGGTGTCATATATTCAAAGTAATTATTTAGGGTTTGGATCAGGTATTGTAATACCAGAAACAGGTATTGCACTTCAAAATAGAGGAAATAATTTTAGTTTCGACTTAAATCATGATAATTGTTTACTTCCTCATAAAAAAACATATCATACAATAATACCTGGATTTTTAACAAAGGATGGTAAGGCAGTAGGTCCATTTGGAGTAATGGGAGCTTTTATGCAACCTCAAGGACATGTTCAAGTTGTGATGAATATATTAGATTTTGATATGAATCCTCAGGAAGCATTAGATGCACCAAGATGGATGTGGACTAAAGATAAAACTTTTGAAGTGGAAAAGGGAGTTCCAACATATATTGTTAATGATTTAATAAAAAGAGGGCATGACATTAAAATTCAAACTGATGAGTATCCTTTTGGAAGAGGACAAATAATCCTTAGAACAGAAGAGGGAACTTATTGTGGAGGTACTGAACATAGAGCAGATGGTCATATAGCAGTATGGTAA
- a CDS encoding DUF3810 domain-containing protein, with protein sequence MKYKRILFLILIPISLLLTQIAKYNQMFAEYYATKVYSIFSKVIGYTSSLVSISLTEIIIVILVISMISYLIITIIKTIIDKSAKYFKMFFLNIIVLTACIYFLFVLFCGINYYRYEFTAYSGLEIKPSTREELIDLCEVLKNQANDLRTMLETNEFDVADVFDNTYYETSIRAQSSFSNISNTYEILKGNYPAPKPVMLSRAMSYINITGMFFPFTFESNINVDIPPYQIPSTMCHELVHLRGFMREDEANFISYLACINSGYEDFAYSGTMLALNHSMNVLYEEDYNAYIKIYSSLSDDVKKDLSYSNLYWKQFDTKVAEISNKVNDSYLKANNQQDGVKSYGRMVDLLLAYYK encoded by the coding sequence ATGAAATATAAGAGAATTTTGTTTTTAATTTTAATACCAATATCATTACTATTAACTCAAATTGCAAAATATAACCAGATGTTTGCGGAGTATTATGCTACTAAAGTATATTCTATTTTTTCAAAGGTGATAGGATATACTTCTTCACTAGTGTCTATATCCTTGACAGAAATTATAATAGTAATATTAGTGATTAGCATGATTAGTTATTTGATTATAACTATAATAAAAACAATAATAGATAAATCTGCTAAATATTTTAAGATGTTTTTTTTAAATATAATTGTATTAACTGCTTGTATTTATTTTTTATTTGTTTTATTTTGTGGTATTAATTATTATAGATATGAATTTACAGCATACAGTGGACTTGAAATAAAACCGTCTACTAGGGAAGAATTAATAGATCTTTGTGAAGTGTTAAAGAATCAAGCAAATGACTTAAGAACAATGTTGGAAACAAATGAATTTGATGTAGCGGATGTATTTGATAACACCTATTACGAAACTTCTATTAGGGCACAGTCTTCTTTTAGTAATATATCTAACACATATGAAATTTTGAAAGGAAATTATCCTGCTCCAAAACCTGTAATGTTATCAAGAGCTATGTCTTATATAAACATAACAGGTATGTTTTTTCCATTTACTTTTGAATCCAATATTAATGTAGATATACCACCATATCAAATACCATCAACTATGTGTCATGAACTCGTACATTTAAGAGGATTTATGAGGGAGGATGAAGCTAATTTTATTTCATATTTAGCTTGTATAAATTCAGGATATGAAGATTTCGCTTATAGTGGTACCATGCTTGCTTTAAATCATAGTATGAATGTTCTTTATGAGGAAGATTACAATGCTTATATAAAAATATATAGTTCTCTTTCTGATGATGTCAAAAAAGATTTAAGTTATTCTAATTTATATTGGAAACAATTTGATACTAAGGTAGCTGAAATTTCAAATAAGGTTAATGATAGTTATTTAAAGGCAAATAATCAGCAAGATGGTGTAAAAAGTTATGGTAGAATGGTTGATTTGCTTTTAGCTTATTATAAGTAA